The nucleotide sequence AATTTGTGCTGATGTCTCGATACGTCCTGTGCTAAATGAAGTGCCTTACATGGGATAAAATATTGCAGATGAGGCTACATGGGTTTAACTCGACTCCCTGTTTAGAGATAAAGAAATACTGGATGAAATTACACAGGCGGACTGTTTAACACCAAAGGATGGGGTAAAGGGTTTAGACAGTCAAAACAGGTAGCATTGAATCAACCATAtattgaggggtggggggggtgggggtgggaagaTATGTTGAGATGGGTTTCAACCAACTGTGCAGCATATTTTTCTGTTTCTAATAAGAATCACATAGTCtgccaccagaatatccctatgaatattaatgatggagtatgaataaacatgagcaTGCATTAACATGGCGGGAGTGTGAATAAACATGAGTGCTATTGTACAATAAATGATATGCAAACATCAAAACAAAGTTTTCACATAAACGTTATGACAGACACAACATTGACGAGAAGCAAGAGAGAGAATGTTCAACTTGGTATGGAACTTTTGAAAGCCAATCTAGTGTTTCCTTGGCAACTAACTAACTGTTATAGTTAGTATaacagaaaaaagaagaatGGCTTTTTATGAAACTACGACACAGGCTGAAATTTTCTTCACTAAATGAGGGTTAATATTAAAGTGAGTATTTAATATATCTGTTCTACTGTATTTTGCATcttttgttgttaatattttcctCTTCAATTTTAGAGACCTTTTCCATACTACATGAAGATTTAAATTTTACCACATATATAATGACCAATTATAGTCGTGGAATAATCACTGTAGTATCGAACAGTAtcgaaacaaacaaaaaaagataaGGAAAATCAAtctgcaaaatgctgcttttaaACTTTTGGATCAGATTCTAATTTCGAAACTTGGAACACTCTCTGTTTTTAAGCGACAAATCAATGCATGGTGGTAATTGAGCATTATTACATTACGTtaccataaatattcatgatatatgTATGATTATATGTGAATATGTATGATTATATACactgaatatataaatatgcataagGGAAAAAGCAGGTTATTATTCATTAATATATCGCTTTAAAGCTAGCTGATTGGCTATGCTGGCTGTTTTGCTTGCACCATAAAGGATGAGGTAAATAATACCTTCCGTGGGAGCGTCGATATCGTTGATTCCTACCAGAGCATTGAATTGTGGGAGAAATTAAAAAGATTGAAGAGGAAGAATGAGAGGAAGAACGAGAGAAAAGAATGAGCAGCTAgaattcattttcaaatgtttttgtttttctttttttaagccTTCTTGAATATTAAGAAAGCAGCATTTTATCTCTGGTGATCgaatttctggaaaaaaaactttgaaagcCTACCAAGACTTACACAATATATAGAGCATAAGTTAGATATTTAGTCAACCCCATTGAATTCTTAATATGAGAGGACTTCCTCAAGTTTGTAGATTTATGGTCGATTCTACAGAATTCTTTGACTGGAACATTTTCTACAGTCGTGTCTTAAACTTCTACAAAATATTGGCgacttttcattatttcaaaagtGAAATTTGGACTAGAATTTTGCTACATGAAATCCATTCTTATTCCATTTTTTAGTATCAAATTGCATCAGAACTTAACAAAACTGAGAAGAAGATGTTGCTTCATTAAGGATGTAAAACAGAGGGAGATGGTTAAAAGAAGAGGATTAAATCAAGCAATCACCATCATAAAACATTTCAGAGACACACATGATGTTGTGCAATCGCTTCTCTTTCCCAACCTTCCCAGGAGCTAAGAAGAGCAATCCtcccatccccccctcccccacaagttttttattttatatttaagcAATCTGATGGAGATGCTTACTTCATAAACAGCCCAGCTCTTACCCCTGTTACCCATCACAGTGGCTCCACCTCCCCTTCCCTACCTCTGACAATCTCAGTCGTTACATGGAGAAAACATCAATGTGTTACATGTAAAACACGCACCCTTTACTGAACAATTTCAAAAACTGATCTCTGGTCTTGAACATTCGTTCACAGACCTAaagacttgagtaagtctaaaATGGaatttaactttgaaaatgtcTAAACACGAAATGACTAAACACCCTGGTTTGTCTGAATTTGAAAATTTCCCTCATTCAGTTTTATGCagccctttttttttattggtggaGGGGGTTGGTGTGGGGAATGAGGTGGGTTGGGGAAGAGAAACCAGGGTGCTGTTGCTCATCAAAAACACCTCCATCACAGTGAGATGCAAACATTTGAGGTTTGGTTTCACTTCTCCCTAAAGAAAAGATCTTTCTGCccttattttttataaaacttGCATGATACCACACACCCGTTCAGCAACATTTAACATTGAAAAGTGAAAAGGAAATTGAAACACTATGAGAAATATTGCAGAAACAGTAACATCGAGATATCGAACTGCTGGGATGTAAAATAGCTGAGGAAACAATTTAAGCAACCGTGGCTTCCACCAAAAATGAGCAATCTGCTTTTTACTTCTTTATGTGGTCCATCCGGAGGTGGTTGCACCACAAACTTTGGTCGGTCGGCTCGCAGTTAGAGGTATGCTACCTcatgatgaatattcagagaTTAAAGCAATGTCACCTGATAAAATATTTGCGGTATAAAGCGAGGCTACCCAAATCACCGTTTAGTCTTTTCGTTTCACCCACGAAAGATGGTCCGCGAGTACTTACGTGGTCTGGTGTCTAATTCAAATGACCCCGCCAACTCCGTGAACGCCTTTCCGATCTTCTGGTATTCTCTTTTAAATGCTgcaaaagatttaaaaaaaaattggatagGATATTATAATCATGTCAGGTGTAGACCAGATATTACTGAAATACTGCCCTCACATCATACACATAATTCATTGTAAAGGTACACATCAAGAAGTCATGGGGTTATTTCGATGGCAGAAAACAAAACCTATATTGATGAGCAAAATAAGAAACATATTTCACACCGTTTGTCAAAGACCACATCTCAACATCTTATCCGTATAACTTAAGACACTGTTCATTGACTGTAGAAACCTTGTTTGGTTTtagttttaaatatttctcTACTCTAGGAAATGGATCACAGTATGTGGGCTGTGCTGTCATCAAGGTGTTCTATTCCTGGTAAGCTCTACTTATAAGCCGTTCCCACAGACTCTGGTATGCTTCAAGCATGTATAGGTAGAGCTAAAATTAAAACAGCAGACAAGCCCTGCAATTTCAACTCACGTTTCAACGAGTTCACACCAGACAGCTTTCAATCCCCAAGATCCTTTTCAGAGCAACTTTTTTAGTTTGCTCACTGAATTTTACAGAAGCTACAAGGCATTTCTCAAAAACAAGTTGGCAATTTGTCAAAATAAGACACACACTCTCAGATTTCTGCATGACCAATAGAAAGTAACTTGGGGCAGCAAAGGATATTAGGCTTGGTTTACAAATGAATTGATCTCTGCTATTGCAGAGGGCACTTACGACCGATGTGCTTTTTGCCGTGATCGTGAATAACTTGACATATCTGCGCCATACTTGCGTCCAtacttttgacaaatttgtggAAGTTTTCGTGTTGCCTTTCCCTGGGGAGAGGAGAAATTAAAGAAGAAACAGATATTAAAGGAACTATTGATGAAAAAGAAGGATGTACCAATGAAGTCTCAAAagttaaaacaataataataatcagcaggtATTTTTACGACACTTAAGGGACcgcaaatgtgggagaaacctgcaagggcttattatgggttacaacttacacgttgggtggcttccaattcaacattttatctacAAATGTGGAATGTTTTCAATTAGGAAGTCATTTCAGATAGgtaaactgtagattgctcttaatataataaaagtaaaaattctAATAGCCGTAAGGATATTGGAAATGGCTATACTGTCAAGGTCTTCAAAAAAATACAGTTACCTTACTATTCATTGTATGAAAATGACTACCAGCTGTCACTTGCAAATCAATTCCCCCtagtaataaattaaaatgaatttgCTTGCCAGAGAAAATGACTGACATATTCTAAATAGCACTCATTAATGGGTATGGATATAAAttgcatataaaataaaaaacattgatGATACAGGTTCTGAATTAACAAGAACataatgtattttaaatgtGCTTTTTAAGACATTCCCTGTTTGGCTAGGACTATATATCTCCAGTTTAACACaatagtattttatttttgcatgATTTGCAAGGCTAGAGCTGGAAAGCAATGCCAAAAGATGTCTCTGGTATAGTTAAAAGTAAAATTCTAATAGCCGTAAGGAATTGGAAATGGCTCTTCCAAAGCTGAAAAAGCAGAAGGAGGTAGACAACACTGACGGTGAAACCAAGGAGAAGTGTAACCAGAAATGATGTCTGTAATCCTGTAAAACAGATATTTGCTGTATTGTAGTAAGTATTGTCTATACCACCTGCATATTAGTAAAAGATTGGATtaattttgtgacatattttgctGATGTACCAGTTCTGCTACAACTTACACTACTGTAATATCTAGATTTGTATTTCTTACACTGAACACCTACAATCAAATTAAAAGCTAGCTACATCCTGCTAAGCATTTTGGGAAGCCTGTCCCAAGAACACCACAGATTAATTTTGTAGTATATTTTGTTAATGTACCAGTTCTGCTACACTTACACTACTGCTATATCTAGAGGTGTGTTTGGTACACTGATCACGTTGAAAAATGCAGCTCCGAGGAAATCGTCCTTTTCAGCGTCCCTTTTGCCCCTCTTCCATTcctacaaaaagaaaaaagtatttggatgATTGATCGAATATgtaattatgaaaatatatgaCCATAATTCCTGATATCACAACTTCTATTATTTTCCCGTCTTTTGGCACTAAATTTCTGTGATTTTTGGCCATCACATTACTGCATAATGGACACAACAGTCAACTTTCTTTGGATTCTACCATTTTGTTTATACACATGAGACTCACAAGTTATGTCTTGCAATGTTCGGTATTTTAACTTTCAATCATGTACACCAGTTCTTGGTAGTCCCAAAAAGCAAATTTGGCTGTCAACAAAATGTACCAAAATTCACAGTAATGACCAAGATGTATACTGTATGAGGAATGTGTAGGTTTGGTTATTAGAACACCTGCTGTATTGGGCCATTAATAATTCCTCTTTGTGGACCATAGGCCTACCactattttcttttgtattatttcaATACCTTCAAAGTCCATTGGctataccaatttatcatttaatctattttttatttgggaagggggagggagggtggtaCTTAATTACAACTGAATTTCATGTGACAAAAACTAGCAGTCCACCAGAGAAGCCTCTGAGGCTGATTTTTGGTCATCTCGGATTACGGGAATGAGACCATTAACTATTTGACTACCTAACCCAGTCATGGGCTGTCCAGCACTCCTCATGCAAAAACGACAGATAAATTTGGGATGAAAGGAAAAATTTGTTCCATTACTTTGTCTGATATCACTCCCCACATATATGTTAATGAtttacagggatgagcctggggtaaaaaaaaaaattcaaggaactttgcaaaaattgcggtgtAGGCTCCACTTTGcgtatactacagtgtgttgtccctgaggtagaaaagaaatcacggatattccgcgaattcgtgGAAAAGGCTCATGCCTGGATTTATGATTCAATGTTGAGGCAAATATACACTTACTTTCTCGTCTGTACACGTTAAGAAATGCATGAAGACGTCGCACCTGCCCACCACGGCATGATTAGTCATTCTGTCTAGCCATCTCTTCAGTTGATCCATTCTCTTCTCTATAAAACTCTCCTCATATCTCCCTGCAAACAACCGGTATAGACAACAATGATACCTTCCACAGCTATCCTTAAAAGTTTCAGCAGCTAGCAGAGCCCAACAATCTATATCAGGAGTTACTTtaaaagtttcaaaactttCTTGGCATTCCCACCCACCAccacacccccccacccccacttatAACGATTCCCGCAAGTATAAAATATAGAACCTATGACATCCCCTTCTCTATAAAACTCTCCTCGTATCTCCCTGCAAACAACCTGTAAAAGACGACGAGGAAACATTCCACAGCTATCCAAAGCGTGGGACACAAAAGTTTTATCAGCTAGAAGAGCTCACAATCTAGTCAAGAGTTCTTTATGAAGTTTCAAACTTTCCCCCTTTTTTGATATTTGCCCATCCCCTAGTTACTAACGTTCCCAGCAGTGTAAAATATAGCAGCTGTAACATTTTACGAGCTCCTACCGAACAGGGTTGCATTGTAAAAACTCAAATTATCCAATACGAGACGGTGTAGCTTCATTAGTCAAGGACTTTACTACAACCACGAAGCGGGTTGGTTTgagattccttgccatataatttGCCCAAAAATTCTGCACATATCTGACTAAAATGTAGAAGCAAGGTTTAAATTAGTCcaagaaatgaaagtgaaaacaaGAAGAGATCAGCGATTTCAATCTCTTATTGTTTGTAACGATACAAAGACCAGATAAGCTACTCCGGGAGCAAACACTTCAAAGTGTGACTTTACAGGCAGTATTACTTCCTACAGTGATTGCTTATGGTTTCCAAATAACTGGACTAATAAAGGCCAAAGGTTAAAGACACCTTTTGAAAATTGggataaagggaaaaaaaaaacttattttatcTTACAGAATCTCATGACCTGCTTGTTTAATATGAGTTTTGCTGGCTAAAACATACGATTCAGGCTTACCTGTGACTTGTTTGTCAGGCAGTGGGGGAACAACAATTGTAACAAATTTTGTGCTTAACCTCTCATAGAGCCAATCAAAGTGTTTGTACCTTCGACTAACTTGGATACCGGTATTCTGATCAAAGACAgaaggagaaaaagaagaatgtGAGAAACGTATGTAATTGTAATTTTCCACGTTCCACTTTGGCAGTTTTACCTAACATAGAAACTGTTGCAAAGTTAACTCTATTAAACTCTCAAAAGATAACTGTCCGATAGGGTGGGTGCCATGGTAACAGAGATCAAAGGAGATCATGGTAACAGAGATCAAAAGAGAAGATCAAAGGATGACACTATAATGCCATGGCAACAGATCaaaaagcaatgaaaatatctgCATGGCAGTATTATGTAATTTAGAAACTGTTGCAATGTAAACTTCTAAGTACATCATCAAATTATGATACTTGTCTGCTAAGGTGGGTGCCATGGTAACGGATAAGGTCAAAGGATGACACCATAATGCCATGGCAACAGATcaaaagcaatgaaaatatctgCTGTAGCAGTATTACATATTTGGACTGTTGCAAAGTAAACTTCTAAGTACATCATCAAATGATACCTGTCTGCTAAGGTGGGTGCCATTGTAAAAGATAAGGTCAAAGGATGACACTATAATGCCATGGCAACAGATcaaaagcaatgaaaatatctgCTGTGGCAGTATTATGTAATATAGAAACTGTTGCAAAGTAAACTTCTAGTACATCATCAAATGATACCTGTCCGAGAAGGTGGGTGCCATGGTAACGGGTAAGGTCTAAGGATGACACTATAATGCCATGGCAACAGATcaaaagcaatgaaaatatcttGATATTAGAGATATTATCTAGGCACAAGAATAAAATTTGATTTGTATTGTAGAACATTAAGAGACAAATCTGAGTtatgaaacaaatgaaattcaaaCACTTTGTTCAAGACCAAAACAAGCCTTTCATTTTACTATGAAGCCTACACATTGATGACTTCAAGTGGTAGGCAAACTACATATCTTTCAGCATAACAATAAAATGCCAGGGCAAGGGGAAAAAGGCACATGAATATTTCTGCTAGTAGACACACATTGCTGCACTTCAAGGATAATTCTAGAGGGAAATTTCATGTTAGccagtagattttttttttgtaatgtactgGCATATTTTTATATCAGTATTTAAGTGGCTTAAAGTATGAAATTCTAGGTATGATTTAAGACAAAGTTATACAGATTAACGTAGTGCCACTAACATGTGTTGTTTTGGTTCCATGACTAGACCATGGTGATGTTTGGCAGTTTATAAAggttttgtttctttaaattATCACTTACTGATGGAGTTATTTGGTAGGCAATGTACGTCTTCATGCCGTGAAGTTTGCTGGCTTTCTTTGGGTTTTTTATATCGACAGTGAATCCCTCTGTGCTCTCCCATATCGGCCCTTCATCGCTGTCCTGTTGGCAAGGAAGACCGAacaaaaaactgaaaacattcAACAAATTTTCAACTTCGCgccaaaccccccaccccctcccccccccgaaaaaaaaattcctttccGACCTTCCCTCCTTTCAGATATCGTGCTTACAAgattttcaccatttcatccctggtgaccccaaatgacctttgacatccaacaaaaatgaataaagCTTTGCTGCAGGGGGATCTGCAGCTCTCGCAGCTTTATAGCAGCATTTTGAAAAGGTACGTTTAATAGTTGAGAATTATGGAGCAAGTTCTTGCACCTTTCTTCTGAAAATGGATAATTCAATACATAGACAGTATAGCCAAACAGGCTTCAAGGTTTCttaaaaggtgtgaagactcgcacaaaaagaaacgtctaatgccggtaatctgacctagtttcgaatgaggtgtaacagaagtgttaaacactaccatcgattccagaaaatacacacacagcttgctaccgtcggtaattagacactagtgtacagtcagtacatacagctgcggtcaatacccacagcacagtgtacaaacgatacagcgatggacatctcaggtccagctaaagataacaaggtatcacgtttcattactttctgcattttgtagcgacaagagagaaaattcacttgcaagcaacggaaagttaactatttcacagggcggcacacggtttggggcgagtcttcaatgcctttaagttatGTTTGCACATGTACTCACAATGATATGATAGAGTGGGTTTTCTGTTAATGATCTTGTCTTGGGTTGTGTTCCCAGGAGATACGCATCTCCCCCTGCCTTGGCAAAAACTGAAAAACGACtaagagaagaagaaaggaaaaaaagaagatacatgtacagtatgtgaaaaAAGAAATCAAGACGTATGTGAAAAATCTAACTTACTGTAACACTAAATTAGAGTTATTCATAACACAAAAAGCTAGCTTACTTTAACACTAAAATGAGTTATTTGTAACACAAAAAGCTCACTTATGTAACACTAAATAACACtaaaatgaattattcataacaCAGAAAGCTTAAACTTACTGGAACACTAAATAACACTAAAAGGAATTATTCATAACACAGAAAGCTAACTTACTGTAACACTAAATAACACTAAAAGGAATTATTCATAACACAGAAAGCTAACTTACTATAACACTCAATAACACtcaaatgaattattcataacaCAAAAAGCTAACTTACTGGAACACAAAGCACCACTAAAAATAAGAGTTATTCGTAACACAAAAGCTAACCTACTGTAACACTAAATAACACTAAAACGGGTTATTCATAACACAAAAAGCTAACTTACTGTAAGAGGAGGTAACACTAAATTGACAGTTATTCATAACGCAAAAACCTAGCTAACTTAACACTAAAATGAGTAAATTCATAACACAAGAAAAAGCTAACTTACTGTATAAGGCAAAGTACCacgaaattaaaattttaattcatCACACAAAATTTCCCCAAAATGCATTCAAAGTGTACAACCTTTCCAACGAAAgcagacttaaaaaaaaaagtggacaAGCTTGGAAACTAAAGTGGCCCATCTCATTCATGTTGGATTCAgctattttctttttataaaatCCAAGAAATGTGCACACTATTAAGATTTTGTATGCAACATTGTGACACATGGAAAAccaaaacatttttcaaaatgatCACTGCTAGGGTTAAAATCTGTTTTTAATAAATCATGTTCCCTAATCTACATTCCTCCAGAAAATGGATCGCGATATTTATCGTCGCCTTAGAGAATTGTTTAACCCCATTTATTGCTTGAAGACATATGGCTACAGAAGctttgaatactctggctcttatctctggaacaagttaccagatcacattcgaacttgctctaaactttctacattcaaaagtctacataagacccatcttttcacttgtacttttgtaaattaatctgctttctttgtagagcgccttgagcagtgcctttgtctactgatttggcactatataagtctcatttattattattattatcatgggcgtcagcaggtttcagaaagtggagcggagcgccaccattggttggcgcgtagcgtaccagaaaattttgggtacataagaccccctagatcgcaggagacggccttcctgagtcgtttttagttacatcagaaccagatctgtgaggagaaattttgtctcacaaaactaaattccgacagaaagtactggtagaaagatgccgttctgacaccaagggaaacgaattacacagcgtccatctcaaacgaaatattttaggtagtttggtatcatataataccctgcatacaggcagaatactgtctgtagggcctaaaatatatgatattaccttcctggtggggtcttcgacttgttttcaagttgaaatgcgtcgttttctctgattcacagtgtagggcaaggggaattccatttctggcgagaaggggtgcttccacaaaacactctaaaacatcgttcaaacatcgcacaaacttttatcagaggtctcggacga is from Apostichopus japonicus isolate 1M-3 chromosome 16, ASM3797524v1, whole genome shotgun sequence and encodes:
- the LOC139982568 gene encoding sorting nexin-33-like isoform X11; protein product: MEIITAPQSVPATPNFDDEWDDEDEDDDWDDGDSVQQDSGVNGSGNNFGLQSANRTRPKTADASGKGTVKKSFANRFSVFAKAGGDAYLLGTQPKTRSLTENPLYHIIDSDEGPIWESTEGFTVDIKNPKKASKLHGMKTYIAYQITPSNTGIQVSRRYKHFDWLYERLSTKFVTIVVPPLPDKQVTGRYEESFIEKRMDQLKRWLDRMTNHAVVGRCDVFMHFLTCTDEKEWKRGKRDAEKDDFLGAAFFNVISVPNTPLDIAVVERQHENFHKFVKSMDASMAQICQVIHDHGKKHIGPFKREYQKIGKAFTELAGSFELDTRPRINDIDAPTEGSQQLTDAIKFTGRTYDEIGELFAAQPKNDNYRLEDFLREYTGMLSCFPDMINFHKHTISTVRECQKQREEQKMEFDEAESIKGRADVVSYTMMAEINHFQRQRVYDYKMMMKDYLVEQIKFYESVTEKLRIALGQYENVNV
- the LOC139982568 gene encoding sorting nexin-33-like isoform X9: MEIITAPQSVPATPNFDDEWDDEDEDDDWDDGDSVQQKGVATTDTSQVKLRRKRDSTQEMDSGVNGSGNNFGLQSANRTRPKTADASGKGTVKKSFANRFSVFAKAGGDAYLLGTQPKTRSLTENPLYHIIDSDEGPIWESTEGFTVDIKNPKKASKLHGMKTYIAYQITPSNTGIQVSRRYKHFDWLYERLSTKFVTIVVPPLPDKQVTGRYEESFIEKRMDQLKRWLDRMTNHAVVGRCDVFMHFLTCTDEKEWKRGKRDAEKDDFLGAAFFNVISVPNTPLDIAVVERQHENFHKFVKSMDASMAQICQVIHDHGKKHIGPFKREYQKIGKAFTELAGSFELDTRPRINDIDAPTEGSQQLTDAIKFTGRTYDEIGELFAAQPKNDNYRLEDFLREYTGMLSCFPDMINFHKHTISTVRECQKQREEQKMEFDEAESIKGRADVVSYTMMAEINHFQRQRVYDYKMMMKDYLVEQIKFYESVTEKLRIALGQYENVNV
- the LOC139982568 gene encoding sorting nexin-33-like isoform X7, whose amino-acid sequence is MEIITAPQSVPATPNFDDEWDDEDEDDDWDDGDSVQQSARHRPRTKGVATTDTSQVKLRRKRDSTQEMDSGVNGSGNNFGLQSANRTRPKTADASGKGTVKKSFANRFSVFAKAGGDAYLLGTQPKTRSLTENPLYHIIDSDEGPIWESTEGFTVDIKNPKKASKLHGMKTYIAYQITPSNTGIQVSRRYKHFDWLYERLSTKFVTIVVPPLPDKQVTGRYEESFIEKRMDQLKRWLDRMTNHAVVGRCDVFMHFLTCTDEKEWKRGKRDAEKDDFLGAAFFNVISVPNTPLDIAVVERQHENFHKFVKSMDASMAQICQVIHDHGKKHIGPFKREYQKIGKAFTELAGSFELDTRPRINDIDAPTEGSQQLTDAIKFTGRTYDEIGELFAAQPKNDNYRLEDFLREYTGMLSCFPDMINFHKHTISTVRECQKQREEQKMEFDEAESIKGRADVVSYTMMAEINHFQRQRVYDYKMMMKDYLVEQIKFYESVTEKLRIALGQYENVNV
- the LOC139982568 gene encoding sorting nexin-33-like isoform X10, whose amino-acid sequence is MEIITAPQSVPATPNFDDEWDDEDEDDDWDDGDSVQQSARHRPRTDSGVNGSGNNFGLQSANRTRPKTADASGKGTVKKSFANRFSVFAKAGGDAYLLGTQPKTRSLTENPLYHIIDSDEGPIWESTEGFTVDIKNPKKASKLHGMKTYIAYQITPSNTGIQVSRRYKHFDWLYERLSTKFVTIVVPPLPDKQVTGRYEESFIEKRMDQLKRWLDRMTNHAVVGRCDVFMHFLTCTDEKEWKRGKRDAEKDDFLGAAFFNVISVPNTPLDIAVVERQHENFHKFVKSMDASMAQICQVIHDHGKKHIGPFKREYQKIGKAFTELAGSFELDTRPRINDIDAPTEGSQQLTDAIKFTGRTYDEIGELFAAQPKNDNYRLEDFLREYTGMLSCFPDMINFHKHTISTVRECQKQREEQKMEFDEAESIKGRADVVSYTMMAEINHFQRQRVYDYKMMMKDYLVEQIKFYESVTEKLRIALGQYENVNV